CGCCAACACCAAGGAGGCGAAGGCGGCCGCGAAGGCGGAGCTCAACGAGCGTCGCGCACGAGCGCAGGCCGGCATGGCCGCCGGCGAGGAGAAGTACCTCCCGGTCCGTGACAAGGGCCCGCAGCGCCGCTGGGTCCGCGACTACGTGGATGCGGGCTGGCACCCGGCCGAGTTCGTGATGGGAGTGATGGTCCTGGTCATCCTCGCCTCGCTGGTGCCGGCGAACACGGTCATCTCGTTCTACGCGTACATCGTGATGATGGGTTACCTCGTCATCGCGATCGGCGGCATGATCCTGCTCGGCATGCGCGTCAAGCGCAAGGCCGCGG
The DNA window shown above is from Microbacterium maritypicum and carries:
- a CDS encoding DUF3043 domain-containing protein; translation: MSTTPTSPSTNDDTPETTAVGKGRATPTRAEQEAARRRPLVANTKEAKAAAKAELNERRARAQAGMAAGEEKYLPVRDKGPQRRWVRDYVDAGWHPAEFVMGVMVLVILASLVPANTVISFYAYIVMMGYLVIAIGGMILLGMRVKRKAAAKFGKERLERGLGWYAAMRALQMRFMRLPKPQVKRGQYPD